The Dehalococcoidales bacterium genomic sequence GTGAGGCCGCCATCAGATCTGGATACGAGGTTAAAAAAACCGATACAATCGGTATGGCTCAGCGCGGAGGCAGTGTTATCAGTCATTTACGCGTTGCGCCGCAAATCTATTCGCCGATAATCGGTGAGAGCCAAGCGGATATTGTAATTTCTTTTGAAAAAATGGAAGCTGCCAGGTGTTTTAATTTTCTTAAACCGGGCGGTGTGGTCATAATGAATAACCGCGAAATGCCGCCTCTTTCCGTTAATTGCGGTGTTGAGCAGTATCCTACCGATAAAGAAATAATAGAGTTATTGCAACAAAAAACCGATCAAATTTATTTTGTTGAGGGAACCGCCAAATCCGAGGCAATCGGCAATATAAAAGTATTAAATATCTTTATGCTGGGGTGCCTGTCTCAGTTTACCGATATCAGCGATAAAACCTGGCGAGACAGTATTATTAAAAGCCTGCCCGCTAAAATCCTTGATATTAATATCACCGCTTTTAACGCGGGGGTGGAATCGATAAAATCACTCCGAACGGGTGCTTAGATATGTCCAATGATAAGGAAAATAAAAAAGAAGAAATCTCCTTATTAATTGATAAAGTTAAAAATGAACCGATAACTTCTTTCCTAAAATCCGAAATACTCGAAATCTCCGAGGGTTACGCTAAAGTTTCTTTACTTATGCGCCCCGAATTTGAAAATTTTCACGGTATAATCTTTGGCGGAATTATAATGTCACTGGCAGACCAAGCCTTTGGCTCCGCCGCCAATTCAATGTCTTACCCAAGCGTTGCCTCAAACTTAAACGTTTATTTTATTTCCGCGGCTCACACCGGCGATACGCTAACGGCGGAGGGGAAAGTAATAAGAAGCGGTAAAAGGGCAGGGTTTACCGAGGTAACCGTTGTAAATCAAGATAATAAGCTGATTGCCAGAGCTACCGGTATTACCATTCCGATTAAAAAGAACGAATAGTTCCATTAGGAAAATTGGTAAAATGTTAAAACTAACCGATAAACAAATAATCGAGTTTTTCAAAAGAAGCTACACGTCCGTAGACGGATTATGGTTTATGAAAGCCGAAGAAAAATATGATTTCGATTCGGCCCTTGAATTGGATTTAAATGTTTGGAAAATCATGCCCAAAATTCAAGCTCGAATGCTAAAACCGCTTGCCGATGCCGGTAGCCCGCTAAAAAACCTTTTATTATGTTTAACAACTAAATTAAGCATTGAAGATTTCGTCTTTGAAGTTGAAGATAATACCGATGCAGGCAATTTTGCAATTGCTATCACAAAATGTCCATGGTTCAACTTAATGATTAAATCGCAAAGGGAACATCTTGCGGGAAAAGTCGGAACGGTGATATGCGGCAGCGAATATCAGGTATGGGCCGAGGAGTTTGATAAAGGCATTTCTTTTGCGATTGAGAGTAAAATGTGTGACGGAGCCAAACATTGTGTCTTTCGTTTTAATATCTAGCTTTGTTTCAAATATCGGTAAGCCCTTTTGTATAGAC encodes the following:
- a CDS encoding PaaI family thioesterase, whose product is MSNDKENKKEEISLLIDKVKNEPITSFLKSEILEISEGYAKVSLLMRPEFENFHGIIFGGIIMSLADQAFGSAANSMSYPSVASNLNVYFISAAHTGDTLTAEGKVIRSGKRAGFTEVTVVNQDNKLIARATGITIPIKKNE
- a CDS encoding indolepyruvate oxidoreductase subunit beta, with the translated sequence MSSYNIIIAGVGGQGVILAGNIIGEAAIRSGYEVKKTDTIGMAQRGGSVISHLRVAPQIYSPIIGESQADIVISFEKMEAARCFNFLKPGGVVIMNNREMPPLSVNCGVEQYPTDKEIIELLQQKTDQIYFVEGTAKSEAIGNIKVLNIFMLGCLSQFTDISDKTWRDSIIKSLPAKILDINITAFNAGVESIKSLRTGA
- a CDS encoding DUF6125 family protein, whose protein sequence is MLKLTDKQIIEFFKRSYTSVDGLWFMKAEEKYDFDSALELDLNVWKIMPKIQARMLKPLADAGSPLKNLLLCLTTKLSIEDFVFEVEDNTDAGNFAIAITKCPWFNLMIKSQREHLAGKVGTVICGSEYQVWAEEFDKGISFAIESKMCDGAKHCVFRFNI